Proteins encoded by one window of Superficieibacter sp. HKU1:
- the urtA gene encoding urea ABC transporter substrate-binding protein: MQRRTLLKAFALSASVVSMGMTFSVYAADTIKVGIMHSLSGTMAISETPLKDVALMTIDEINAKGGVLGKKLEPVVVDPASNWPLFAEKARQLLTQDKVAVVFGCWTSVSRKSVLPVFEELNGLLFYPVQYEGEEMSPNVFYTGAAPNQQAIPAVEYLMSEDGGSAKRFFLLGTDYVYPRTTNKILRAFLHSKGVQDSDIEEVYTPFGHSDYQTIVANIKKFSAGGKTAVVSTINGDSNVPFYKELANQGLKATDVPVVAFSVGEEELRGIDTKPLVGNLAAWNYFESVDNPANQKFVADYKAWAKAHKLPNADTVVTNDPMEATYVGLHMWAQAVEKAGTTDVDKVREAMAGQTFAAPSGFTLTMDKTNHHLHKPVMIGEIENNGQFNVVWQTDAPVRAQPWSPFIPGNEKKSDSPVKSGGQ, encoded by the coding sequence ATGCAACGTCGTACCCTGTTAAAAGCTTTTGCGCTCTCCGCCTCCGTTGTCAGCATGGGGATGACCTTTAGCGTCTATGCTGCCGACACGATTAAAGTCGGCATTATGCATTCGCTCTCCGGCACCATGGCAATTTCTGAAACGCCGCTCAAAGATGTGGCGCTGATGACCATTGATGAGATCAACGCCAAAGGTGGCGTGCTGGGCAAAAAACTGGAGCCGGTGGTCGTCGACCCGGCCTCTAACTGGCCGTTGTTCGCAGAGAAAGCGCGGCAATTATTAACTCAGGATAAAGTTGCGGTGGTATTTGGCTGCTGGACGTCCGTCTCCCGCAAATCAGTCTTGCCGGTATTTGAAGAACTCAACGGGCTGTTGTTCTATCCGGTGCAGTATGAGGGCGAAGAGATGTCGCCGAACGTCTTTTACACCGGCGCGGCTCCTAATCAGCAGGCCATCCCGGCAGTGGAATACCTGATGAGTGAAGATGGCGGCAGCGCTAAACGCTTCTTCCTGCTCGGGACTGACTATGTTTATCCACGAACCACCAACAAGATCCTCCGCGCGTTCCTGCATTCAAAAGGCGTGCAGGATAGCGATATCGAAGAGGTGTATACCCCGTTTGGCCATAGCGACTACCAGACTATCGTTGCCAATATTAAAAAATTCTCCGCGGGCGGCAAAACGGCAGTGGTGTCCACCATCAACGGGGATTCCAATGTTCCTTTTTACAAAGAGCTGGCAAACCAGGGGCTGAAAGCTACCGATGTACCGGTTGTGGCGTTTTCGGTGGGAGAAGAGGAACTGCGTGGCATCGATACCAAACCGCTGGTGGGCAATCTGGCGGCGTGGAACTATTTTGAATCCGTCGATAATCCGGCTAACCAGAAGTTTGTCGCCGACTATAAAGCGTGGGCTAAGGCCCATAAGCTGCCCAACGCCGATACCGTGGTAACTAACGATCCGATGGAAGCTACTTATGTGGGCCTGCATATGTGGGCGCAGGCGGTTGAAAAAGCAGGGACCACCGATGTAGATAAAGTGCGTGAGGCGATGGCTGGGCAAACTTTCGCCGCGCCGTCTGGCTTTACGTTGACCATGGATAAAACCAACCACCATCTGCATAAACCGGTGATGATTGGTGAAATCGAAAATAACGGTCAGTTTAACGTGGTATGGCAAACCGACGCCCCGGTCCGCGCCCAGCCGTGGAGCCCGTTCATTCCCGGAAATGAAAAAAAATCTGACAGCCCGGTTAAATCAGGCGGGCAATGA
- a CDS encoding cobalamin-independent methionine synthase II family protein codes for MSQQHGPYRADIVGSFLRPDSIKQARQQLASGDITASQLREIENDAIRHVVQQQCECGLHVVTDGEFRRAWWHFDFFDGLQGVERYDSDKGIQFNGVQTKAHGVRVTGKLAFGDHPMLEDFRYLKSISGNAEPKMTIPSPSVLHFRGGRKDIDARVYPDLADYFADLATTWRDAIQAFYAAGCRYLQLDDTVWAYLCSDDQRRQVRERGEDPDELAKIYARVLNKALEGKPDDLTVSLHVCRGNFRSTWISEGGYEPVAEILFGTVNVDAFFLEYDNDRSGDFAPLRFIRPGHQQVVLGLITTKNGELEDPEGVKARLREAAKYVDLKQICLSLQCGFASTEEGNSLTEQQQWDKVRLVTDVASQVW; via the coding sequence ATGTCACAGCAACATGGCCCGTACCGCGCAGATATCGTCGGCAGCTTTTTACGTCCGGACAGCATTAAGCAGGCGCGTCAACAACTGGCGAGCGGTGACATTACCGCCAGCCAGCTTCGCGAAATAGAAAATGACGCCATCCGCCATGTGGTTCAACAGCAGTGCGAATGCGGTTTGCATGTGGTGACCGACGGCGAGTTCCGTCGCGCCTGGTGGCATTTTGATTTCTTTGATGGATTACAGGGCGTGGAACGCTACGATTCCGATAAAGGTATTCAGTTTAACGGCGTACAGACCAAAGCCCACGGCGTGCGTGTGACCGGAAAGCTGGCATTCGGCGATCACCCGATGCTGGAAGATTTTCGCTATCTGAAAAGCATCAGTGGTAATGCTGAGCCCAAAATGACCATCCCGTCGCCCAGCGTCCTGCATTTCCGCGGCGGGCGTAAAGACATTGACGCCCGTGTTTATCCGGATCTGGCCGATTACTTCGCCGATCTCGCCACCACCTGGCGCGATGCGATTCAGGCATTTTACGCAGCGGGATGTCGCTATTTACAGCTTGATGACACCGTCTGGGCGTATCTGTGCTCAGACGACCAGCGCCGTCAGGTGCGTGAACGTGGCGAAGATCCGGATGAGCTGGCAAAAATTTATGCCAGGGTGCTGAATAAAGCGCTGGAAGGTAAGCCTGACGATCTGACGGTGAGCCTGCACGTTTGTCGCGGTAACTTCCGCTCGACGTGGATTTCGGAAGGCGGCTACGAGCCGGTAGCAGAGATCTTATTCGGCACGGTGAACGTGGATGCGTTTTTCCTCGAATATGACAACGATCGCTCCGGTGACTTTGCGCCGCTGCGCTTTATTCGTCCTGGTCATCAGCAGGTTGTTTTGGGCTTGATCACCACCAAAAACGGCGAGCTGGAAGATCCTGAAGGGGTAAAAGCTCGTCTTCGTGAAGCGGCGAAATACGTCGATTTAAAACAGATCTGCCTGAGCCTGCAGTGCGGATTCGCCTCGACCGAGGAAGGTAACTCGCTGACCGAACAGCAGCAGTGGGATAAAGTCCGTCTGGTAACGGATGTTGCTTCTCAGGTCTGGTAA
- a CDS encoding rhodanese-like domain-containing protein, protein MSYVTDYPAAAPEEAAAYFSRRLSLETDCSDVHDAISHHQQDFVLLHVIGQPAHFDQKHLPGAVHLPHGQINAQTVAQWPPETLFVVYCAGPHCNGADKAALKIARLGRPVKLMLGGMTGWHDEGFAFAGESSAAT, encoded by the coding sequence ATGAGTTACGTTACTGATTATCCTGCTGCTGCCCCTGAGGAAGCCGCTGCGTATTTTTCCCGTCGCCTGAGCCTCGAAACGGACTGCTCGGACGTTCATGACGCGATAAGCCACCATCAGCAGGACTTTGTTCTACTCCACGTGATTGGCCAACCGGCGCATTTTGACCAGAAACATCTGCCGGGTGCCGTACACCTTCCACATGGGCAAATCAATGCGCAAACAGTAGCGCAGTGGCCCCCGGAAACGTTATTTGTCGTGTATTGCGCCGGCCCACATTGTAATGGTGCGGATAAAGCCGCGCTGAAAATCGCCAGGCTGGGCCGACCGGTGAAGCTGATGCTCGGCGGCATGACCGGATGGCACGATGAAGGTTTTGCATTTGCCGGAGAGTCATCAGCGGCAACGTGA
- the ftrA gene encoding transcriptional regulator FtrA, with translation MSENSVKMTISPSPLTPRRVVVLAYDGLCTFEFGVAVEIFGLPRPEFGDNWYQFAVAAVDSGEMRATGGIRIMADGGLDLLAQADTIIIPGWRGIDSPVPTALIDALRQAYARGCRIISICSGVFVLAATGLLAGMKATTHWRYTRILQQRFADITVLNDVLYVAGQRVMTSAGSAAGIDLCLHVVREDYGLEIANSVARRLVIQPHRDGSQAQTVPRPVASARESQTLGQLFDYLHQHLAQRHSLEVLAQRAGMSPRTLLRRFALATGTTPARWILRERLRCVQAHLMHSQHSIETIAELTGFASASVLRQHFRQHFALSPTQFRKENRRVNQ, from the coding sequence ATGTCAGAAAACAGCGTAAAAATGACAATCTCGCCCTCCCCACTTACGCCACGACGCGTAGTCGTTCTCGCCTATGATGGCCTTTGCACGTTCGAGTTTGGCGTGGCGGTCGAAATTTTTGGCCTGCCGCGCCCCGAATTTGGCGATAACTGGTACCAGTTTGCCGTGGCGGCTGTGGATAGCGGCGAAATGCGTGCTACGGGAGGGATCCGCATCATGGCCGATGGCGGACTGGATTTACTGGCGCAGGCGGACACCATTATTATTCCGGGCTGGCGTGGCATTGATTCCCCGGTGCCGACGGCGCTTATCGACGCATTACGTCAGGCTTACGCGCGCGGCTGCCGGATAATATCGATCTGCTCCGGCGTGTTTGTCCTCGCGGCGACAGGATTGCTCGCGGGTATGAAAGCGACAACCCACTGGCGCTATACGCGGATCCTCCAGCAGCGTTTTGCGGATATCACGGTGTTGAATGATGTCCTTTATGTCGCCGGACAGCGCGTGATGACCTCGGCGGGCAGCGCAGCAGGTATCGATCTTTGCCTGCACGTGGTACGTGAGGATTACGGACTGGAGATCGCCAATAGCGTTGCGCGTCGACTGGTGATCCAACCCCACCGTGATGGCTCCCAGGCGCAGACTGTTCCCCGTCCCGTCGCCAGCGCCCGTGAAAGCCAGACGCTGGGCCAGCTATTTGATTATCTGCATCAGCATCTGGCGCAGAGGCACAGTCTGGAGGTTCTGGCACAGCGGGCAGGCATGAGTCCCCGAACCCTGCTACGCCGGTTTGCCCTTGCGACCGGCACCACGCCCGCACGCTGGATTTTGCGCGAGCGCCTGCGCTGTGTTCAGGCGCACCTGATGCATAGCCAGCACAGTATTGAGACCATCGCAGAGTTGACCGGGTTTGCCAGTGCCAGTGTATTACGTCAGCACTTTCGCCAGCATTTTGCGCTATCACCGACCCAATTCCGTAAAGAAAACCGTCGCGTTAATCAATAA